One segment of Thermus tengchongensis DNA contains the following:
- the rimP gene encoding ribosome maturation factor RimP, with protein MDLWRLVEEAVEPLDLEVLEVKEAPGEVLVRLERKDERPISVADLERASRAIEAVLDRVDPIPGSYRLLVESPGPKRPLFTRRHFERFQGLKAKVPGPEGFTGRILRVEEDEVVFQVGQEEKRLRIGTFRANLAEWPEEPR; from the coding sequence GTGGACCTTTGGCGGTTGGTGGAGGAAGCGGTGGAGCCCTTGGACCTCGAGGTCCTGGAGGTGAAGGAAGCCCCCGGGGAGGTCCTGGTCCGTCTGGAGCGCAAGGACGAAAGGCCCATAAGCGTGGCCGACCTGGAACGGGCTAGCCGGGCCATAGAGGCCGTCCTTGACCGGGTGGACCCCATTCCGGGAAGCTACCGCCTCCTGGTGGAGTCTCCCGGCCCCAAGCGCCCCCTCTTTACCCGCCGCCACTTCGAGCGCTTCCAGGGTCTAAAGGCCAAGGTGCCGGGGCCCGAGGGCTTCACCGGGCGCATCCTTCGAGTGGAAGAGGACGAGGTGGTCTTCCAGGTGGGCCAGGAGGAAAAGCGCCTGAGGATCGGCACCTTCCGCGCCAACCTTGCCGAATGGCCCGAGGAGCCCAGGTAA
- the ribD gene encoding bifunctional diaminohydroxyphosphoribosylaminopyrimidine deaminase/5-amino-6-(5-phosphoribosylamino)uracil reductase RibD produces the protein MRELDERFLRRALQLAERARGHTHPNPLVGAVLVREGRIVGEGYHPKAGEPHAEIFALRQAGALAQGATAYVSLEPCSHFGRTPPCSLALLQAGVARVVAAVRDPNPLAQGGLERLRAGGVEVEAGLLEAEARGQNEVFFHVQRKGRPFVLLKAALTLDGKVAAVSGDARYVSSVESRRVAQAYRQWLPVVMVGVGTVLKDDPWLTVREPDFRPFPLMLEPPPLRDPVKVVLDTEGRTPPTARIFREGPRGEPAQVYVLVGKGASKDRLRALEEAGARVVELPRDGGRVSLEAALAFLLEEGLDGVLLEGGPRLAGAFWQRGLVDKLALFLAPKLLGEGRGLLEGFVPEHMAEAKGLRLARKEWIGEDLWLEAYPEG, from the coding sequence TTGCGAGAGCTGGACGAACGTTTCCTGCGGAGGGCGCTACAGCTGGCCGAGAGGGCTCGAGGCCATACTCACCCCAACCCCCTGGTGGGGGCGGTGCTGGTGCGGGAGGGCCGCATCGTGGGGGAGGGGTACCATCCCAAGGCGGGGGAGCCCCATGCGGAGATCTTTGCCCTAAGGCAGGCGGGGGCCTTGGCCCAGGGGGCCACGGCCTACGTTTCCCTGGAGCCCTGCAGCCACTTTGGCCGCACCCCTCCTTGCTCCCTGGCCCTTTTGCAAGCGGGGGTGGCCCGGGTGGTGGCGGCGGTTCGGGACCCCAACCCTTTGGCCCAAGGTGGTCTGGAACGGCTTAGGGCCGGGGGGGTGGAGGTGGAGGCCGGGCTCCTGGAGGCCGAGGCCCGGGGGCAGAACGAGGTCTTCTTCCACGTGCAGAGAAAGGGCCGGCCCTTCGTGCTCCTCAAGGCTGCCTTGACCTTGGACGGCAAGGTGGCTGCCGTGAGCGGGGATGCCCGCTATGTGTCCTCGGTGGAGAGCCGGCGCGTGGCCCAGGCCTACCGCCAGTGGCTTCCCGTGGTGATGGTGGGGGTGGGGACAGTCCTCAAGGACGATCCTTGGCTTACCGTGCGGGAGCCCGACTTCAGGCCCTTCCCCCTCATGCTGGAGCCCCCGCCCCTCAGGGACCCGGTGAAGGTGGTTTTGGACACGGAAGGTCGCACCCCCCCCACCGCCCGCATCTTTCGGGAAGGACCCCGGGGGGAGCCTGCCCAGGTTTACGTGCTGGTGGGCAAAGGGGCGTCCAAGGATCGGCTTAGGGCCCTCGAGGAGGCGGGGGCCCGGGTGGTGGAGCTTCCCCGGGACGGAGGGAGGGTGAGCCTCGAGGCCGCCTTGGCCTTTCTCCTGGAGGAGGGTTTGGACGGGGTGTTGCTGGAAGGCGGGCCTCGCCTGGCCGGGGCCTTTTGGCAGAGGGGCCTGGTGGACAAGCTGGCCCTGTTCCTGGCCCCCAAGCTTTTGGGAGAGGGAAGGGGCCTCCTGGAGGGGTTTGTCCCCGAACACATGGCCGAGGCCAAGGGGCTTAGGCTGGCCCGCAAGGAGTGGATAGGGGAAGACCTTTGGCTGGAGGCATATCCGGAGGGCTAA
- the nusA gene encoding transcription termination factor NusA produces MNREFIDAMQQLALERGVTTEEILEAFKEALRKAYIKRQKGYRKEEIEAGKGPEVDVYIDPQTGRIEMVEVRRVVEKVEDPDKEIALSEALQYDPEVQVGDEMEFPIDPEGLSRMAIQDLRQILTQRLKESERNRIYNEYKDKEGQVLTGVVTRVDNRGNVFVELGRGEAYLPKSEQIPTERYYPGQRLKVYLKKVDRSAKGPSLIVSRAHEKLLEHLLKQEVPEIAEGIVEIKAIAREPGRRSKVAVMTHNPNVDPIGACIGHKGQRIQAVSAELGREKVDIILWAKDPKEFIRNALSPAQVGSIELEPDGQKARVKVTKDQHSLAIGTGGQNVRLASKLTGYEIHFEEAEISDLDEAIRKAAQEEAETPSRAKEEFEKLFRDLSQ; encoded by the coding sequence ATGAACCGGGAATTCATAGACGCCATGCAGCAACTGGCCTTGGAGCGGGGGGTCACCACCGAGGAGATCCTCGAGGCCTTCAAGGAAGCCCTGCGCAAGGCCTACATCAAGCGGCAAAAGGGGTACCGCAAGGAGGAGATCGAGGCGGGTAAGGGCCCAGAGGTGGACGTGTACATCGATCCCCAGACCGGCCGCATCGAGATGGTGGAGGTCCGCCGCGTGGTGGAGAAGGTGGAGGACCCCGACAAGGAAATCGCCCTCTCCGAGGCCCTCCAGTACGACCCCGAGGTCCAGGTGGGGGACGAGATGGAGTTCCCCATCGACCCCGAGGGCCTCTCCCGCATGGCCATCCAGGACCTGCGTCAGATCCTCACCCAGCGCCTCAAGGAGTCCGAGCGCAACCGCATCTACAACGAGTACAAGGACAAGGAGGGCCAGGTCCTCACCGGGGTGGTGACGCGGGTGGACAACCGGGGCAACGTCTTCGTGGAGTTGGGCCGGGGAGAGGCCTACCTCCCCAAGAGCGAACAGATCCCCACCGAGCGCTACTACCCCGGCCAGCGCCTCAAGGTGTACCTGAAGAAGGTGGACCGCTCCGCCAAAGGCCCTTCCCTGATCGTGAGCCGGGCCCACGAGAAGCTGCTGGAGCACCTCTTGAAGCAGGAGGTCCCCGAGATCGCCGAGGGCATCGTGGAGATCAAGGCCATCGCCCGCGAACCCGGCCGCCGCAGCAAGGTGGCGGTGATGACCCACAACCCCAATGTGGACCCCATCGGGGCCTGCATTGGCCACAAGGGCCAGCGCATCCAAGCGGTTTCCGCCGAGCTAGGCCGGGAGAAGGTGGACATCATCCTCTGGGCCAAGGATCCCAAGGAATTCATCCGCAACGCCCTCTCCCCCGCCCAGGTGGGTTCCATCGAGCTGGAACCCGATGGGCAGAAGGCCCGGGTCAAGGTGACCAAGGACCAGCACTCCCTGGCCATCGGCACCGGCGGGCAAAACGTGCGCCTGGCCTCCAAGCTCACGGGTTACGAGATCCACTTTGAGGAGGCGGAGATCTCCGACCTGGACGAGGCCATTCGCAAGGCCGCCCAGGAGGAAGCCGAAACCCCCAGCCGGGCCAAAGAGGAATTCGAGAAACTCTTCCGGGATCTTTCCCAGTAA